A DNA window from Anaerocolumna sp. AGMB13020 contains the following coding sequences:
- a CDS encoding DUF5711 family protein yields the protein MAVILEKPELRIYEIRKRQHRKRIITLIILALIAAVIALGGAFYTISNKRYTEYEVIKSIQKSDTGSAKYYTYGSGYLRVSRDGIMAADSSGSQLWNDTYQMKDPQVSVNGGYVSVSDRGSKQLNIYGPKGLESSNEMNYPIIKSVIASQGVTAVLLSGKGENHINYYAKEGGKEIVNRRTTEKEDGFPVDISISKDGTKLVTSYVFFSKGELSNKITFFNFGGVGDSYIDKIVGADAYGTTLIPDVEFVNNNTVCAFGDNMFTIYKMEETPEAKVKKELDSKVKTIFYNESYIGLVLEDADNIDSSRIVVYDLDGNIVFRKNTDFSYSTISLKGEEIVLNSSRDWLIYQLNGKVRMTSHFEKEIAQILPAPGRNRYIMINDETIDEVKLK from the coding sequence ATGGCAGTAATTTTGGAAAAACCGGAATTAAGAATTTATGAAATCAGAAAACGCCAGCATAGAAAAAGAATAATAACATTGATTATACTGGCATTGATAGCAGCGGTTATCGCTTTAGGCGGTGCATTTTATACAATCAGCAATAAAAGATACACAGAATATGAGGTAATAAAGTCTATACAGAAAAGCGATACAGGCTCCGCCAAATATTACACCTATGGCAGTGGATATCTCCGTGTGAGCAGGGATGGAATTATGGCAGCTGACAGCAGTGGAAGCCAATTATGGAATGACACCTATCAAATGAAGGATCCTCAGGTATCTGTCAATGGCGGTTATGTCTCCGTAAGTGACAGGGGCAGTAAACAGCTTAATATTTATGGGCCAAAGGGTCTGGAGTCTTCAAATGAAATGAATTATCCTATCATAAAAAGTGTAATAGCCTCTCAGGGTGTTACGGCAGTGCTGTTAAGTGGAAAAGGAGAAAACCATATTAACTATTATGCGAAAGAAGGCGGAAAAGAGATCGTCAACAGGAGGACCACGGAAAAAGAAGACGGTTTCCCTGTTGATATAAGCATTTCAAAAGACGGAACCAAACTAGTAACAAGCTATGTATTTTTCTCAAAAGGTGAACTGTCGAATAAAATTACCTTTTTTAATTTTGGAGGTGTAGGAGATAGTTATATTGATAAAATTGTTGGAGCGGATGCTTATGGTACAACATTGATTCCTGATGTGGAATTCGTAAACAATAATACGGTCTGTGCTTTCGGCGATAATATGTTTACAATATATAAAATGGAGGAAACCCCGGAAGCTAAAGTGAAAAAGGAATTGGACAGTAAGGTAAAAACTATATTTTATAATGAGAGCTATATAGGGCTAGTACTGGAGGATGCTGATAATATAGACAGCAGCCGGATTGTAGTATATGATCTTGACGGTAATATCGTATTTCGTAAAAACACGGATTTCTCTTACAGTACAATTAGCTTAAAGGGAGAAGAGATTGTCTTGAATTCCAGCCGTGACTGGCTGATCTATCAGCTGAACGGAAAAGTAAGGATGACTAGCCATTTTGAAAAAGAAATAGCACAGATATTACCAGCACCGGGACGTAACAGATACATAATGATTAATGATGAAACAATTGATGAGGTGAAATTAAAATGA
- a CDS encoding LysM peptidoglycan-binding domain-containing protein has protein sequence MENSSAKGQNNGNTVTIKMPKNIRQVGNVLYHGRVIYVEDYVMTFLKQLADTDPGELRAAVFLGYSVKTEEAKNVFIKGAVEMRNTDFSTGITLSDDGWTSVYENIKKYFTDVEIMGWALIGPGFYLESNDKIRKVHTDNFSGNDKVLLKMDSMERDEAFYFCESNQLIKQPGYYIYYEKNEEMQNYMIENKEEQTIREEAVYSDQTTKKIRSIIQEKKEVKEDRSVVRLLYAASSLLAIIVLVIAATMLDNYDRMKKMESALSTISQNINTASKDDSENDDKNTDIQTAGKNDETKTTDESAKNDDEGIIVDTVEGKVTPEPEETKPTEVADNSETDTTKNQGEDKDTDKNTDKNTDKSDTKKDTEKNNGKNSDTSVVDNSDKKDAESDTDSEPASSNATVRYYTVKAGDSLASISFKLYDTYAYMDKIKELNDIEDENKIMAGQKLIVP, from the coding sequence ATGGAAAATTCATCTGCAAAAGGACAGAATAACGGTAATACCGTAACAATAAAGATGCCTAAGAATATAAGGCAGGTAGGAAATGTCTTATATCATGGGCGGGTGATTTATGTGGAAGATTACGTAATGACCTTCTTGAAGCAGCTGGCTGATACAGATCCAGGGGAATTAAGAGCGGCAGTATTTTTAGGTTACAGTGTTAAAACAGAAGAAGCGAAGAATGTGTTCATTAAGGGAGCCGTGGAAATGAGAAATACGGATTTTTCCACAGGAATTACGCTTTCTGATGATGGGTGGACAAGTGTTTATGAAAACATCAAAAAGTATTTTACCGATGTGGAGATAATGGGTTGGGCGCTTATTGGTCCGGGTTTTTACTTAGAAAGTAATGACAAGATCCGGAAAGTCCATACGGATAATTTTTCAGGAAATGATAAAGTGTTGCTTAAAATGGACAGTATGGAGAGGGATGAGGCGTTTTATTTCTGCGAAAGCAATCAGCTGATAAAGCAGCCCGGTTATTACATATATTACGAGAAAAATGAAGAAATGCAGAACTACATGATAGAGAACAAAGAAGAACAGACCATAAGGGAAGAGGCAGTCTACAGCGATCAAACCACCAAAAAAATCCGAAGTATTATTCAGGAGAAGAAAGAAGTAAAAGAAGACCGCAGTGTTGTACGGCTGCTCTATGCTGCAAGTTCTCTGCTGGCTATTATAGTTCTTGTCATAGCGGCTACTATGTTAGACAATTATGACAGGATGAAGAAAATGGAGTCTGCCCTTAGTACTATCTCTCAAAATATCAATACAGCCTCAAAAGATGACTCAGAGAACGACGATAAGAATACAGATATCCAAACAGCCGGTAAAAATGATGAAACGAAAACAACAGATGAAAGTGCTAAAAATGACGATGAAGGCATTATAGTAGATACAGTAGAAGGTAAGGTCACACCGGAGCCTGAGGAAACGAAGCCAACGGAAGTTGCGGATAATTCAGAAACTGATACAACAAAGAATCAAGGAGAAGATAAAGATACAGATAAAAATACAGATAAAAACACAGATAAAAGCGATACAAAAAAAGATACCGAGAAAAATAACGGAAAGAATAGCGATACGTCAGTTGTTGATAATTCTGATAAAAAAGATGCTGAAAGTGATACGGACAGCGAACCTGCCTCTTCCAATGCTACTGTGAGATATTATACGGTAAAAGCCGGAGACTCCCTTGCCAGCATCAGCTTCAAGCTTTATGATACCTATGCTTATATGGATAAGATTAAGGAATTAAATGATATAGAGGATGAAAACAAAATTATGGCCGGACAAAAGCTTATAGTGCCTTAA
- the yyaC gene encoding spore protease YyaC translates to MNKELDIERKLYYFNTKERYSVYEFSSRLQNLLQNKPVKGRPIVFLCIGSDRATGDCLGPIVGYKLSKMKQYDMILYGTLDQPVHAKNLSDTINHIQLHHPNAFVIAVDASLGKSSHIGYITLGEGPLLPGAGVDKNLPPVGDVFITGIVNFSGMLDHMLLQTTRLNVVMVLADYICAGVNYCLYQLSKA, encoded by the coding sequence ATGAATAAAGAATTGGATATAGAGAGAAAATTATATTATTTCAATACAAAAGAACGATATTCCGTTTATGAATTCAGCAGCCGGCTGCAGAATTTATTGCAAAACAAACCTGTTAAAGGCCGCCCAATTGTTTTCCTATGCATAGGCTCTGACCGGGCCACAGGGGACTGTCTTGGTCCGATTGTTGGATATAAGTTGTCTAAAATGAAGCAATATGACATGATACTTTATGGTACTTTGGACCAACCGGTGCATGCAAAGAATCTAAGCGACACCATTAATCACATTCAGCTTCATCACCCGAACGCCTTTGTCATCGCAGTAGATGCTTCTCTCGGAAAATCCAGTCATATCGGCTATATTACCCTGGGTGAAGGTCCTCTCCTTCCTGGTGCCGGTGTCGATAAGAACCTTCCTCCCGTCGGAGATGTTTTCATAACAGGAATCGTAAATTTTTCAGGAATGCTTGATCATATGCTACTGCAGACTACCAGGTTGAATGTTGTTATGGTACTTGCAGATTATATCTGTGCCGGAGTTAATTATTGCTTGTATCAGCTATCAAAGGCTTAA
- a CDS encoding methyl-accepting chemotaxis protein → MKSIKTKMLVSFLLTLILTTGILQAVSIYTARKNLREQVEQGITALVDDNAKLIESRMETEKLIVENIADNMEIQSMDYTRQKSAMIDYLDKTEFIGLGIVDMKGQVKYSDDTEADLSDRGYIQEALTGKTVISDVLISKVTNEPVLMIAAPIFSDGTLTGLVLARSDANKMSKLIQDMGYGKGGYGYIMNSQGTVVAHRDKSLVVNMYNPIEAEKEDKSAASAAGLFKTILQQKQGTYEYTFDGKKLYSAYAPIPNSNWYYIVTADESEVMERIADFSKIIGLSFAAALAVSVFVTIGLGNSIAKPIVKTVKQAERIANLDITTDIDAKLRKRKDEIGLLADALQNITESFRGIIEELKNASARLTTTAGRMSEMSEDTAISSGEIATTIGELARAAMNHAEHTQEGSIRTQELGEAIEQNQHSFTVLEKATGKVLGILNEGAAAMEILRIKTEENNAEAAEIKEVTEKTNESAQLIGQASEVISQIAEQTNLLSLNAAIEAARAGEAGKGFAVVAEEIRKLAEQSTTSTGEIDAIVSELQRNTDRAVTAIERMDTAMKEQTISANNSQESFEGISAAIKKASDAVEELSKSGKAMEKVKGGIIETMENLSAIAEEDSASTQEISASLEEQTASLEELAASSKTMDELAIQLEVIVERFKI, encoded by the coding sequence ATGAAAAGTATTAAGACAAAGATGTTGGTAAGCTTTCTTCTTACACTAATTTTGACAACGGGGATTTTACAGGCAGTTTCTATCTATACGGCAAGAAAGAATTTAAGGGAGCAGGTTGAGCAGGGAATTACGGCTCTGGTAGATGATAATGCAAAGCTGATAGAAAGCAGAATGGAAACGGAAAAGCTGATTGTTGAAAATATAGCGGATAACATGGAAATACAAAGCATGGATTATACGAGACAAAAGTCAGCTATGATAGATTATTTAGATAAGACAGAATTTATAGGCCTTGGCATAGTAGACATGAAAGGTCAGGTAAAATATTCCGATGACACGGAAGCAGATCTCTCAGACAGAGGATATATACAGGAAGCCCTAACCGGAAAAACTGTAATATCCGACGTACTGATCAGTAAGGTAACCAATGAACCGGTACTGATGATTGCAGCGCCTATTTTTTCAGACGGAACCTTAACAGGACTTGTACTTGCAAGAAGTGATGCGAATAAGATGAGTAAACTGATCCAGGATATGGGGTATGGTAAAGGGGGCTACGGTTATATCATGAACAGCCAGGGAACAGTGGTAGCCCATCGTGATAAATCCCTTGTAGTTAATATGTATAACCCCATTGAAGCAGAGAAGGAAGATAAAAGTGCAGCTTCTGCTGCAGGCTTATTTAAAACAATTTTACAGCAAAAGCAGGGAACTTATGAGTATACCTTTGATGGTAAGAAGCTGTATTCTGCCTATGCACCAATTCCGAACTCCAATTGGTATTATATTGTGACGGCAGATGAGAGTGAAGTGATGGAAAGAATTGCGGATTTCAGTAAAATCATCGGACTGTCCTTTGCTGCAGCACTGGCAGTAAGTGTCTTTGTTACGATAGGTCTTGGAAACAGCATTGCAAAACCTATTGTTAAAACCGTAAAACAGGCAGAAAGAATAGCAAATCTTGATATAACCACTGATATAGATGCTAAATTAAGAAAGAGAAAAGATGAGATCGGATTACTGGCTGATGCTTTGCAGAATATCACAGAAAGCTTTCGTGGTATTATTGAAGAACTTAAGAATGCTTCAGCCAGGCTGACGACTACAGCAGGCCGAATGAGTGAAATGTCAGAAGATACAGCAATATCCTCCGGAGAAATTGCAACTACTATCGGGGAACTGGCAAGAGCAGCCATGAACCATGCGGAGCATACCCAGGAGGGAAGCATAAGAACCCAGGAACTTGGAGAGGCTATTGAGCAGAATCAGCACAGCTTTACGGTATTAGAAAAAGCCACGGGTAAGGTATTGGGAATCCTTAATGAAGGGGCAGCAGCCATGGAAATCCTGCGTATAAAAACCGAAGAGAATAACGCAGAGGCAGCGGAAATAAAGGAAGTGACCGAAAAGACAAATGAAAGTGCACAGCTTATCGGACAGGCAAGTGAAGTAATCTCCCAAATAGCAGAACAGACCAATCTTTTGTCCTTAAATGCAGCGATTGAAGCCGCAAGAGCAGGAGAAGCCGGCAAAGGTTTTGCTGTAGTAGCAGAAGAAATCAGAAAACTGGCAGAGCAATCCACAACATCCACTGGAGAAATCGATGCTATTGTTTCAGAATTGCAGAGAAATACCGACAGAGCGGTAACTGCAATAGAAAGAATGGATACTGCCATGAAAGAGCAGACCATAAGTGCCAACAATAGCCAGGAAAGCTTTGAAGGAATATCCGCAGCGATTAAGAAAGCAAGTGATGCCGTAGAAGAATTGAGTAAGAGCGGAAAGGCAATGGAGAAGGTAAAAGGCGGAATCATTGAAACCATGGAGAACCTTTCTGCAATTGCGGAGGAAGATTCGGCTTCTACCCAGGAAATATCGGCTTCCCTGGAAGAACAGACAGCCTCCCTGGAGGAGTTGGCAGCCTCCAGTAAGACCATGGATGAACTGGCAATCCAACTTGAGGTTATTGTTGAGAGATTTAAAATATAG
- a CDS encoding LD-carboxypeptidase — MERIIGIAACSDGQSEKDRERNQLLIEELAKMHIRTKFSPFIYGANSKPAGTGEERGLALMNLFTDEKTEAIFDISGGDTANEILDHLDYKVIEENYKPFFGYSDLTTVLNAIYAKTGRETYLYQLKNLIYDKEGIQRERLQLLADGNGRELFCFQYSFLRGESMEGEIIGGNIRCFLKLAGTPFMPDFTGKILFLESLSGGVSKMITYISHLKQTGAFNKIRGILLGTFTEMEREQLKPSMEDLIIYYTRDLNLPIAKTGEIGHGKLSKGLIIGKRIYLNKNSDTNIK, encoded by the coding sequence ATGGAACGAATAATAGGGATAGCTGCCTGTTCTGATGGACAGTCGGAAAAGGACAGAGAACGAAATCAGCTGTTAATTGAAGAATTGGCTAAAATGCATATAAGGACAAAGTTTAGCCCATTTATATACGGTGCAAACTCAAAACCGGCTGGTACCGGAGAGGAGAGAGGGTTAGCCCTCATGAACCTATTTACCGACGAAAAAACAGAGGCAATATTTGATATTTCAGGTGGAGATACGGCTAATGAAATATTGGACCACCTGGATTATAAGGTAATAGAGGAGAATTATAAACCCTTCTTTGGCTATAGCGATCTGACCACCGTACTAAATGCCATATATGCCAAAACAGGCAGAGAGACCTATCTGTATCAGTTGAAAAATCTGATCTATGATAAAGAAGGTATTCAACGGGAACGGTTACAATTATTAGCGGATGGTAACGGCAGGGAGCTGTTTTGCTTTCAGTATTCCTTCCTTAGAGGAGAGTCAATGGAGGGAGAGATAATAGGCGGCAATATAAGATGTTTCCTGAAACTAGCAGGGACACCTTTTATGCCGGACTTTACAGGTAAGATACTTTTTCTTGAAAGTCTTAGCGGAGGAGTCTCTAAAATGATAACCTATATAAGCCATCTGAAGCAAACAGGCGCATTCAATAAGATCAGGGGAATATTGCTGGGAACTTTTACGGAAATGGAGCGCGAGCAGTTAAAGCCTTCCATGGAAGATTTGATTATATATTATACCAGGGACTTAAACCTGCCCATTGCCAAAACGGGGGAAATAGGTCATGGAAAGTTATCGAAAGGCCTGATTATAGGAAAAAGAATTTATCTGAATAAAAACAGTGATACCAATATAAAGTAG
- a CDS encoding YcxB family protein translates to MKKKLISCLLLAVLFSLAVFPANKAQAKVQEFSDMYMELSMPDDTIVLTQDTPDTDEQWVTAGISDVKSEKETMKKMGVKVLLFDPETKALVRLLQKQSTQTSNIFNLSLLSDEKKTEFFNGLVDSEDENTKAAIEEISHPDAVFFRYNIEITKDGNTMTELIYGTIVNGYTISYDIFQNTKTVPIDETFVKELVAGTHFTEFLDKAEVDKEMKNSLIRLLVEFALLIAVIIVWITLRKKRNQKQKLKKDDKADALTRFYTAKKKKDEENIRDEIRYVNRTKYSEEVMKDFCYYNRFLKRIRMWILTALLFLLVLYVLYTSSIGILGVIIAAVLMFVFVYYQGISVEKLVVRMMKGFDKSKGMEAIFTFYDDYFTLSGIQYISTYPYLQVTEVKQHKDFIYIYTGPDKAFYLRKDGFEGEYEAFLTFLENGIKIAKSQ, encoded by the coding sequence ATGAAAAAAAAGTTAATAAGCTGTCTTCTCTTGGCAGTACTTTTCTCACTGGCTGTATTTCCTGCAAATAAAGCACAGGCCAAGGTTCAGGAGTTCTCTGATATGTATATGGAATTATCCATGCCGGATGATACCATCGTATTGACACAGGACACTCCCGATACGGACGAGCAGTGGGTTACAGCAGGTATATCTGATGTAAAGTCTGAAAAAGAGACAATGAAAAAAATGGGCGTGAAAGTCCTGTTATTTGATCCGGAAACAAAAGCTCTGGTAAGGCTATTGCAGAAGCAATCCACCCAGACAAGCAATATTTTCAATCTAAGCCTTCTTTCTGACGAGAAGAAAACAGAGTTCTTTAACGGGTTGGTGGACTCAGAGGATGAGAACACAAAGGCAGCCATCGAAGAGATATCCCATCCAGACGCAGTCTTCTTCCGTTATAACATTGAGATTACCAAAGACGGAAATACCATGACTGAGCTGATCTATGGCACTATTGTAAACGGATATACCATATCCTATGATATCTTTCAGAATACCAAAACAGTCCCCATAGACGAAACCTTTGTGAAGGAACTCGTTGCCGGAACTCATTTTACTGAATTCCTGGACAAGGCAGAAGTGGACAAGGAAATGAAAAATTCCCTTATAAGGCTTCTAGTGGAATTTGCTTTATTAATTGCCGTAATTATAGTATGGATAACATTACGCAAGAAACGTAATCAAAAGCAAAAGCTCAAAAAAGATGACAAAGCAGATGCCTTAACCAGATTCTATACTGCCAAGAAAAAGAAAGACGAAGAGAATATCAGGGATGAGATCAGGTATGTAAACCGTACCAAATACTCAGAAGAAGTTATGAAAGACTTCTGCTACTACAACCGCTTCTTAAAACGAATCAGAATGTGGATTTTAACCGCTTTATTATTCCTTCTGGTATTGTACGTCCTTTATACCTCTTCCATTGGAATACTGGGTGTGATTATTGCCGCAGTCCTTATGTTTGTATTTGTTTATTATCAGGGCATCAGTGTGGAGAAGCTTGTAGTCAGGATGATGAAAGGTTTTGACAAGAGTAAGGGAATGGAAGCAATCTTTACCTTTTATGATGATTATTTCACCTTATCCGGTATTCAGTATATATCCACCTATCCATATCTACAGGTGACGGAAGTAAAACAGCATAAAGATTTTATCTATATTTATACCGGCCCTGATAAAGCCTTCTACTTGAGAAAAGATGGCTTTGAAGGAGAATATGAAGCTTTCCTCACTTTCCTGGAAAACGGCATTAAGATCGCTAAGAGTCAGTAG
- a CDS encoding flagellar protein — MEVKVCKNCKKLFNYIYGPEICPNCSKAIEKEKEDPEKKESSSILRPMVKEEEEKYEQVKDYIIAHPKATIVQIAEANDVIPTKLLDWVREERLEFSDDSVHAWFTCEKCGAKIKSGRLCNICKPRRIAR; from the coding sequence ATGGAAGTAAAAGTGTGTAAAAACTGTAAGAAATTATTTAATTATATTTATGGCCCGGAGATCTGCCCAAACTGCTCAAAAGCTATTGAGAAAGAAAAAGAAGATCCAGAGAAAAAAGAATCCTCTTCCATCCTGCGTCCCATGGTAAAAGAAGAGGAAGAGAAGTATGAGCAGGTCAAGGATTATATTATTGCCCATCCGAAAGCTACTATAGTACAGATAGCGGAGGCGAATGATGTTATACCTACAAAATTACTGGACTGGGTGAGGGAAGAAAGACTGGAGTTCTCTGATGATTCCGTACATGCTTGGTTTACCTGCGAAAAATGTGGTGCTAAAATAAAAAGCGGAAGGTTATGCAACATTTGCAAACCCAGACGTATAGCTAGGTAA
- a CDS encoding DUF4179 domain-containing protein: protein MPKETEHFHQKICEVIQSLPEDGSYHRLTSRRLIPVFALAIFLLSSVTVFAAIKWNDRAVDHFNADEKMQHNLSEEGYSRQDIQSVMDNSITVTLKQTIQDENMIYLLFNITTDNIELSENNLLSYDMKVNDSSDFYTSISSGFVDKFTEPKVSNSREYEIWIQKDTSYNFSDAILNCNFNALQETTDKGGAVVDLARGQWNFNINLKVKDSITINLNKNVSIDGCNVLVRSLKISPLSYTLICSGQDVRELQRLNNIDLNELDITYPLIISGIKYEAGTIIPQIAGLMSEGFADESGDYIAIGKFSDAIDIEQIQSILFGEKKNELIIK from the coding sequence ATGCCAAAAGAAACAGAACATTTTCATCAGAAAATATGTGAAGTGATTCAATCATTACCGGAGGATGGAAGCTATCATAGATTAACAAGTAGAAGATTAATACCGGTTTTCGCACTTGCAATATTTCTACTGAGTTCCGTAACAGTATTTGCAGCAATCAAATGGAATGACAGGGCAGTTGATCATTTCAATGCGGATGAGAAGATGCAGCACAATCTTTCAGAAGAAGGTTATTCAAGGCAGGATATACAGTCTGTTATGGATAATTCTATTACAGTAACCCTAAAACAGACAATACAGGATGAAAATATGATTTATCTATTATTTAATATAACGACGGATAATATAGAATTGTCAGAAAATAATTTACTGAGTTATGATATGAAGGTAAATGACAGCTCTGACTTTTATACAAGTATTAGTTCCGGATTTGTTGATAAATTTACAGAGCCAAAAGTAAGTAATAGTAGAGAATATGAAATATGGATACAGAAAGATACGTCATACAATTTTAGTGATGCGATATTAAACTGTAATTTCAATGCATTACAGGAAACAACAGATAAAGGAGGAGCGGTAGTAGATCTTGCCAGAGGACAGTGGAATTTTAATATTAATTTGAAGGTAAAAGATTCTATTACAATAAATTTGAATAAAAATGTCTCAATAGATGGGTGTAATGTTTTAGTTCGCAGCCTAAAAATATCTCCATTATCCTATACACTTATCTGCAGTGGTCAGGATGTCAGGGAGCTGCAAAGATTGAATAATATAGATCTTAATGAACTCGATATTACCTATCCTCTCATAATATCAGGTATAAAGTATGAAGCTGGTACTATAATACCACAAATAGCTGGCTTAATGAGTGAAGGATTTGCTGATGAAAGTGGCGATTATATAGCAATAGGGAAGTTTTCAGATGCTATTGATATAGAACAGATTCAATCAATTTTATTTGGTGAAAAGAAAAACGAACTAATTATTAAATAA
- a CDS encoding RNA polymerase sigma factor has product MEKEEFSTRILEIESSLYHVSKGILMNEADCEDVVQSAILKAFVKRNSLREVNYFKTWLTRILINECYQLLRSRRQEVSYEDYMSDKSTEQIKHQELYNIIKRLDIKHRLPIILCYIEGYSINETAKILRIPSGTVKSRLSKGRNQIKKLLEEEE; this is encoded by the coding sequence ATGGAAAAAGAAGAGTTTTCAACAAGGATTCTTGAAATAGAATCAAGTTTGTATCATGTTTCAAAAGGAATTCTGATGAACGAAGCGGATTGTGAAGATGTTGTACAAAGTGCAATTTTAAAAGCCTTTGTAAAAAGAAATTCACTTAGAGAAGTGAATTATTTTAAGACATGGTTGACTCGAATTTTGATCAATGAATGTTATCAGCTTTTACGATCACGAAGACAGGAGGTATCTTATGAAGACTATATGTCGGACAAATCGACAGAACAAATAAAGCATCAGGAGCTTTACAACATAATTAAGAGGCTGGATATCAAACATAGGTTACCTATTATTCTTTGTTATATTGAAGGCTACTCTATAAACGAAACTGCAAAGATATTAAGAATACCGTCAGGAACTGTTAAAAGCAGACTTTCTAAAGGGCGAAATCAAATTAAAAAATTATTGGAAGAAGAGGAGTAA
- the recR gene encoding recombination mediator RecR, translating into MNYYSSQISKLIEELSRLPGIGAKTAQRLAFYIINMPQDQVNNLSQAITSAKANVRYCKECYTLTDNEFCPICASDKRDHHTIMVVENPRDLAAYEKTGRYEGVYHVLHGAISPMLGIGPDEIKLKELIVRLEGEIKEVIIATNSSLEGETTAMYISKLIKPSGIKVSRIASGVPVGGDLEYIDEVTLLRALEGRVEL; encoded by the coding sequence ATGAACTATTACAGCAGTCAAATCAGCAAGCTGATTGAGGAATTATCAAGACTTCCGGGTATTGGTGCCAAAACTGCCCAAAGACTTGCTTTTTATATAATCAATATGCCCCAGGATCAGGTAAACAATCTGTCACAGGCAATTACCTCAGCAAAAGCGAATGTAAGGTATTGCAAAGAATGTTATACCTTAACGGATAATGAGTTCTGCCCCATTTGTGCCAGTGATAAAAGGGATCATCACACGATAATGGTGGTTGAGAACCCCCGAGACTTAGCAGCTTATGAAAAAACCGGACGATATGAAGGGGTTTATCATGTGCTTCATGGGGCCATCTCACCCATGCTTGGTATCGGACCAGATGAGATTAAACTGAAGGAATTGATCGTAAGGCTTGAAGGAGAAATCAAAGAAGTTATCATAGCCACCAATTCCAGCCTGGAAGGTGAGACAACAGCAATGTATATCAGTAAACTGATCAAACCCTCGGGAATTAAGGTAAGCCGTATTGCAAGCGGTGTACCGGTGGGGGGAGATTTAGAGTATATTGATGAAGTAACTCTGCTTAGAGCATTAGAAGGAAGAGTGGAGTTGTAG